The genomic stretch CAGCCAATCAGCAAACAggcacgtgtcagacatgcaaccatggaatgtcaatcgttgcaacagttgaacgtcaatcaatgcaacagtgaccaagcgtcttcaacacgcccattcacatctcttcccctattcatcttcctcaacaaattcctaggtatctgctctccgccggccacatgatcaaccaagctacatagcaccggccgggggcaatcaaaaacaaccggcactctcaaccctggtctcggccagcgtcactttctcttccacatcggatgtcctttAAACACccatgcggaggggggatatatatggtacggcctaaaaagaaccaggccgaggtagaagaagccgatgcggaacatttttcacaaattacttgcgcagaatatacgctcaacatacatcgaagcccataccacggcatagactacgctgggggcaaattgatggggcatattctgcaccgctgaccaagtcaacacattgagcaaggtcaaggatatccacagcaaagtcaacgacttagacagcctagccgatgaagCCTATCGGCCTGTCACCTCGGTCTCGGcgtggcaaccagccagccgggacacatatccgcgtactcatatccaagaccctggGCCGGCTTGCCATGGGTCcagcggccgagggtagaacggtctttccacctgctagccacttggccacttggccactacgtgacaaaaggtgaaagtctataaatactcctcaaccttcattgaggaaaggatccataaattaacctaagaatcactattcatctggtaatatcttccttatctctctacaatacatccttagccaagtaacaacaacttacccctctaagtttactgacttgagcatcggagtgagtacgcttggcacaaagccaagccctcagttcgttcattgttgcaggagaggccgagaggaacgatagagacgaaggatccaactcaagacatcattcaacaagccacggatggtaacaatacttgctctggaattacacacGGAACAATTACAATATAACTCAAAAggattacatataagctcagttaaatttgagttttgaaggaaaaaaattaaaacgtaacttataaactttaaaaagctCAGAAAAATACACATAAGTTCAAAACTAATGTGGTCtgaggtagtacatccgatgtatgttcctattTCTTGTCATTTTGTAAGTAACCCTTTCGTCTTTCCTTGGTCTTTCTGTCAAAattaaaggacaacaattgacggACGGAGGGAATAAGTTACTAACTTAATTGGAGATATGCTCATTACGATATTTCTCAAATTTATACCATAGCCCATAGGcaagaaagttttgaaaatgtgtgaaAAAGAGTGCTGAATTATGTTAAATCAATTTGACTCTATTTCCAGAAAAAGAATGAATGATCCATTTTTTTTCCAGTTCAAGATCGTTTCTGACGTCATCTAATAACTTCAAATTTATGAATGAAGGTATAGAATAAAATCTCTTCCACAGTCGTGCAATCATAGCGATGAAAATTGCAAAAATTTCTCACTTTGTAATACATGGAATTAGATCTGTCAAATGAGTCGgacggatcgggtcattttcctAATTTAACAGACCTACACGGAATTCAACCTTCTTTTCCCTGGTTGTAAGCCAGAGTAGGTAAGTTGCGTACTCCTTATATGTATGGTACTCCGTAATGTTTTACAAAGTTCCACACAATTGAGTCTCGAAACACACAACATATTGAGCTGGCTTTACAAAAGTACAAATAAAGTTTACATCATATACAGATAAGTTACtctcatgtgcttccctctctcctctatttgggtcatttgtgagagaaaatggtatccgtcactccaaagtgacggatacgtgccgtcttcaatgagattttgtgtatacAGATAGGACTGCAGCAGGTATGTTTCAACTTTCAAGAGTAGAGTTTACTCAAGACTAAGTTAGCTCCATATTGAGGCTTAGTAATCATAATAGCATACGGTGCATGAGTATAACTCGGCGAAAGTTCAAAAGAGAAGCGTTGTAAAATCATCGTTAAGACGAGCTTGGCTTCCAAAAGTGCAAAATTTTTGCCAATGCAAATTCTTGGACCCATACTGAAAGGAAAATATATAGGCTGGCCTTTGGTTGCTTCGGAAATACCTTCCGCAAATCTGTCTGGATTAAAATCTTTGGAATCTTCACCCCAAAGACTAGAATCTTGATGAACAACGCAAAGTGGGACGACAATTTCTGTTCCTGCTGGAATTAGTAACTCTTTTAACTGTACGTCTGTGTAAACTTTTCTCATGAGCATATAACCTGGTGGGTACAGCCTAAGTACCTCGTTTAGAATCATCGTTACCTGTAAAATAGATGATGGACAATCATTCTAAAAACAGAACGGTAAACAGATGAAAAAAACGAATAAATAAGAAACTCACGGTTTTAAGACGATTCAAACCATCAAAGGTTGGTTCACCATCCTTTCCAAATTCTTGCAAAACTTCAGCCCTAGCACGGTCTTGCCAAATAGGATGTTTGCTCAACAAAATCAAAGTCCAAGCCAACAAACTCGAAGTAGTTTCAGAGCCGGCTAAATAAAAGAGTTGACATTCTTGAGCGACTTCATACGTTGTTAGACCTCTTCCTTTTTCACTCATATTCGACTCCAATAATATCCCTAACAAATCATCCTTAGTGTTTCCCCCTTCCTCCATTTCTGCCTTCCTTGACTCTATCATTCTTGTCAACGTTTCTCGTATTTGTCTTATGATTTCTTTCGCTCGTCTGTTCGTCTTTGTTGGTATATAGCTAAAGTTTCATGACCAGTCACTTGTTAGCATTGGGAGCTACATAGTAAGAGGTAAACCTGGCAAAATCAACCTGACTCGATTGACTCGTGTCGAAAAGGCTGACCTTAGACCCAAAATTGACCCGAACTACAAGTTCTTCTACAAATGAGTGGAACAAACGGAGTAGAAAAGTGTTTTTACCTCCAACCAGGAATGTAAAATGTAGCTTGAAGACTCAAAGCTAACTCCATATATTCTCTTTGTAAATCAAAGATTATTTTCCCCTGTTGATAGCTACTGCCAAAAGCCGCTCGAGAGATCAAATCGCCTGATAAATTCTCTAGAAAAGGCCATACGTCTATCTCACTTGTTCCATCTTTGGATATTGCTATTTCTTCCCACGAATTCATCATTATGCTACAACTCTCGTGCATTGTGCCGCACACATTCTGTTCATGCATCAAAGTAGAATTTAATGAGGAACGAGTAGTATCATAAGGTAAACTACTCGAAGTTGGTATGAGTAGCATTTAACAAGATTAAGATACGAGATATAGGTAAGTAAGGTCCAATGGGATTAAGGCCAAGATTAAGATACGAGATATAGCCGTAAGAAAATGTGAATCAGAAGTTTACCTTTAACTTGTCCATACGAAAAGCAGGGTTGATGATTGCTCTATGTTTAGCCCATATATCCCCTTCTTTAGTAAAAAGTCCTACACTTACTATCTTGCTCATTGCTTGATCGGGCTTCCGAAAATCTTCATAATTTGCgaatatttcttttattttgtctacATCAGATACGATCAACCATGGTGTCGGACCAACCCATGCAAAACAATTTTTACCTGTGCAAAAACAATTAGTTCTAAAGATCGTCACAGAACTAAATCCATGGAAAGTTTGTCGACTCAAATACAAGTTACATCAGTTACCCACAGGTGAAACTAACATTCACAGTCGGGTTCAAATATTAATCGAAAATTTTAGGGGATAATCTAATTATGCAATGTACTCCGTATTATACTGCTCTATCCTTAGCTTCTCGGGGTTTTGGGGTGTATCacttaattgtaatttatttctatTTTCGGTATCACACGAGTGGACATTGGATATGTGATGTTGGATAGGGGTGCTGACGAGCCGAACTGAGCTCGAGCTTGGCCTGacttgtgctcaagaaccaaaactcgaGATCCGCTTGTAAAAAATGTGTTCGTTATTAAGTTTGCGAGCTTTAATACGAGCTATCAAGCTCAAATCAAGCATATATAtaatgttgattttttttttgattttttttttcttctgataCAATAACAAGGCTCGAAGGTTAAATGTAAACA from Silene latifolia isolate original U9 population chromosome 2, ASM4854445v1, whole genome shotgun sequence encodes the following:
- the LOC141643480 gene encoding cytochrome P450 72A397-like, which encodes MNLSQIKLFLNHQSSLMEVKPLIFGILITTSVILIWKAMKLFWLNPKKIERCLRKQGIKGNPYKPFLGDIKELVKLTKNSMLKPINFSDDTLPRILAFVHHTIQIHGKNCFAWVGPTPWLIVSDVDKIKEIFANYEDFRKPDQAMSKIVSVGLFTKEGDIWAKHRAIINPAFRMDKLKNVCGTMHESCSIMMNSWEEIAISKDGTSEIDVWPFLENLSGDLISRAAFGSSYQQGKIIFDLQREYMELALSLQATFYIPGWSYIPTKTNRRAKEIIRQIRETLTRMIESRKAEMEEGGNTKDDLLGILLESNMSEKGRGLTTYEVAQECQLFYLAGSETTSSLLAWTLILLSKHPIWQDRARAEVLQEFGKDGEPTFDGLNRLKTVTMILNEVLRLYPPGYMLMRKVYTDVQLKELLIPAGTEIVVPLCVVHQDSSLWGEDSKDFNPDRFAEGISEATKGQPIYFPFSMGPRICIGKNFALLEAKLVLTMILQRFSFELSPSYTHAPYAIMITKPQYGANLVLSKLYS